One Stenotrophomonas oahuensis genomic region harbors:
- a CDS encoding PepSY-associated TM helix domain-containing protein: protein MKFSSLTLRTFTTLHTWVGLVAGFALFVAFYAGAITVFHHDLPLWQSPQGMSQPAQTLDDAQRLLDGVLEKHPDARKHIGMTFPGAETPQSVAYWQNAQGTWLFAWADHVDGSPTPPQAGLAELVNELHYTLGLPVAGIYLMGVVSLLYGLALFSGLVIHLPKLLGDLFALRPSRNFKQMWQDAHNVIGVLSLPFHLLFAVTGALLCLVFLQLAALNPLIYDGKLMHALPAAMDTAPIRAPANEAVRPGSLAMLHARSIAVANEMGQAEFEPAYLKLANAGDANATIEITGDGGKALGPLGAVAMDANTGEVLHTQLPGQRDANHATLAAAYALHFGEFGNGLVPWLYFALGLGGAFLFYSGNLLWIESRRKRRQQVQGRAQINMARATVGVCIGLCVAVSAAFVSVQVLEHLAPAHAETGMRWTCFVVWGGCALWAALRAPAKAAVELLWAAAIVTALVPVAHGAMSGLWLWTSAQHGYWPLFWVDGVALAMAVGFAAMARATRKRALHGDPNSVWAIAR, encoded by the coding sequence ATGAAATTCAGCTCGCTCACCCTGCGCACCTTCACCACCCTGCATACCTGGGTCGGCCTTGTAGCCGGCTTCGCCCTGTTCGTGGCGTTCTATGCCGGGGCCATCACCGTGTTCCACCACGACCTGCCGTTATGGCAGTCGCCGCAGGGCATGTCGCAACCGGCACAGACGCTGGATGACGCGCAGCGCCTGCTGGATGGCGTGCTGGAAAAACATCCGGATGCACGCAAGCACATCGGCATGACCTTCCCCGGCGCGGAAACGCCGCAGTCGGTGGCGTACTGGCAGAACGCACAGGGCACCTGGCTGTTCGCGTGGGCCGATCACGTCGATGGCAGCCCTACCCCGCCGCAGGCCGGGCTGGCCGAGCTGGTGAACGAACTGCACTACACCCTGGGCCTGCCGGTGGCCGGCATCTATCTGATGGGCGTGGTGAGCCTGCTGTACGGCCTGGCGCTGTTCTCGGGTCTGGTGATCCACCTGCCCAAGCTGCTGGGCGACCTGTTTGCGTTGCGCCCCAGCCGCAACTTCAAACAGATGTGGCAGGACGCGCACAACGTGATCGGCGTGCTCAGCCTGCCGTTCCACCTGCTGTTCGCGGTGACCGGTGCCCTGCTCTGTCTGGTGTTCCTGCAGCTGGCCGCACTGAACCCGCTGATCTATGACGGCAAGCTGATGCACGCGTTGCCGGCGGCGATGGACACTGCACCGATCCGCGCGCCGGCCAACGAGGCGGTACGCCCCGGCAGCCTGGCGATGCTGCATGCACGTTCGATTGCGGTCGCCAATGAAATGGGCCAGGCCGAGTTCGAGCCCGCTTACCTGAAGCTGGCCAACGCTGGCGATGCCAACGCCACCATCGAGATCACCGGTGACGGCGGCAAGGCGCTGGGCCCGTTGGGTGCGGTAGCGATGGACGCCAACACCGGCGAGGTGCTGCACACGCAGTTGCCGGGCCAGCGCGATGCCAACCACGCGACCCTGGCGGCCGCCTATGCGCTGCACTTCGGCGAGTTCGGCAACGGACTGGTGCCGTGGCTGTACTTTGCGCTTGGGCTGGGCGGTGCGTTCCTGTTCTACTCCGGCAACCTTTTGTGGATCGAGTCGCGGCGCAAGCGGCGCCAGCAGGTCCAAGGCCGGGCGCAGATCAACATGGCGCGGGCCACCGTTGGCGTGTGCATCGGCCTGTGCGTGGCGGTGTCGGCGGCGTTTGTGAGCGTGCAGGTGCTGGAGCATCTGGCTCCGGCCCACGCCGAGACCGGCATGCGCTGGACCTGCTTCGTGGTCTGGGGTGGTTGCGCGCTGTGGGCGGCGCTGCGTGCGCCGGCCAAGGCAGCAGTGGAGCTGCTGTGGGCGGCGGCCATCGTGACCGCACTGGTGCCGGTGGCGCATGGTGCAATGAGCGGGCTATGGCTGTGGACCAGCGCGCAGCACGGGTACTGGCCACTGTTCTGGGTGGATGGCGTCGCCCTGGCGATGGCGGTCGGGTTTGCGGCGATGGCACGGGCCACGCGTAAGCGCGCCCTGCATGGCGATCCGAACAGCGTGTGGGCCATCGCGCGGTGA
- a CDS encoding glycoside hydrolase family 18 protein, translating to MFRASPLSALLFFTLSLSSTPLHAADTPAAKVIGAYYPGGSAERYPIANIPADTLTHLFYAFARIENGECVVDANAPEHFKSLAALKREHPKLTSMISIGGWNAGGFSDAALTEESRQRFVASCVAMFFKQHAGSFDGVDIDWEFPVYGGPLEITDRPEDRRNMTLLVQEFRRQLDALGGPHRLLTAALPAGRVQTDGPYDPALSYELKALGQALDFINLMTYDMGTGFSKVSTFNAPLREVPEDPLVPTQRRWNSVEGAVRYYREQGVPDDKLVLGVPFYGRGFKVSTDANNGLYQSYSAPADAGDWRRIRAELLGKPGWQRHWHPVAQAPWLYNPVEKVFVSYEDETSIGIRADYAKAQNLRGVFTWELTGDDDQGSLLKAMAAPYR from the coding sequence ATGTTCCGTGCATCGCCGCTTTCAGCTCTGCTGTTCTTCACTCTCTCGCTGTCATCGACCCCACTGCACGCAGCCGATACGCCGGCAGCCAAGGTCATCGGTGCCTACTACCCCGGCGGCTCCGCCGAGCGCTACCCGATCGCCAACATCCCGGCAGACACGCTCACCCACCTGTTCTACGCTTTCGCCCGCATTGAGAACGGGGAGTGCGTGGTGGACGCCAACGCACCAGAGCACTTCAAGTCCCTCGCTGCGCTCAAACGCGAGCATCCCAAGCTCACCAGCATGATCTCCATCGGCGGCTGGAACGCGGGCGGCTTCTCGGACGCCGCGCTGACCGAGGAGAGCCGCCAGCGCTTCGTCGCCTCCTGCGTAGCGATGTTCTTCAAGCAACACGCCGGCAGCTTCGACGGCGTCGACATCGACTGGGAGTTCCCGGTCTACGGCGGCCCGCTTGAGATCACCGACCGTCCCGAAGATCGCCGCAACATGACCCTGCTGGTGCAGGAATTCCGTCGCCAGCTGGATGCGCTCGGCGGTCCGCATCGTCTGCTCACTGCGGCACTGCCGGCCGGTCGTGTGCAGACCGATGGTCCCTACGATCCGGCGCTGAGCTATGAACTGAAAGCGCTCGGCCAGGCGCTCGATTTCATCAACCTGATGACCTACGACATGGGCACCGGGTTCTCCAAGGTTTCCACCTTCAACGCGCCGCTGCGGGAGGTACCGGAAGACCCGCTGGTGCCCACCCAGCGCCGCTGGAACAGCGTGGAAGGCGCGGTGCGCTACTACCGCGAGCAAGGCGTACCGGACGACAAGCTGGTACTGGGTGTGCCGTTCTACGGACGTGGATTCAAGGTAAGTACCGATGCCAACAACGGCCTGTACCAGTCGTACAGCGCCCCGGCCGACGCCGGCGACTGGCGGCGCATCCGCGCCGAACTGCTGGGCAAGCCTGGCTGGCAGCGGCACTGGCATCCGGTGGCGCAGGCCCCGTGGCTGTACAACCCGGTCGAAAAGGTGTTCGTCAGCTATGAGGATGAAACTTCGATTGGCATCCGCGCCGATTACGCGAAGGCGCAGAACCTGCGCGGCGTGTTTACCTGGGAGCTGACTGGCGATGATGATCAGGGCAGCCTGCTGAAGGCGATGGCAGCTCCGTACCGCTGA
- the pnp gene encoding polyribonucleotide nucleotidyltransferase: MAKITKTFQYGKHTVTLETGEIARQASGAVIVKMDDTVLLVTAVAAKSAREGQDFFPLTVDYQEKFYAGGRIPGGFFKREGRATEKETLISRLIDRPIRPLFPEDYRNEVQIIATVMSLNPDVDGDIAALIGASAALSLAGTPFKGPIGAAKVGYKNGEYILNPSVTELKDSELELVVAGTSNAVLMVESEAALLSEDVMLGAVTFGHREMQKVINAINELTVEAGTKPSTWVAPVKNDVLISALKEAIGPRLGEAFQVRDKLQRRDAIAAIKKDVTESLAGRVAAEGWNGAELAKEFGELEYSTMRNSVLDTKVRIDGRALDTVRPITVKTGVLPRTHGSSLFTRGETQAIVAITLGTARDGQVIDAVAGEYKENFLFHYNFPPFSVGECGRFGAPKRREIGHGRLAKRGVLAVMPSLEAFPYTIRVVSEITESNGSSSMASVCGSSLALMDAGVPVKSPVAGIAMGLVKEGDRFVVLSDILGDEDHLGDMDFKVAGTAEGISALQMDIKIEGITEEIMKQALQQAKAGRLHILGEMAHGLTAPRAELSDYAPRLLTIKIHPDKIREVIGKGGSTIQAITKETGTQIDIQDDGTIVIASVNAIAAQAAKSRIEQITSDVEPGRIYEGKVAKIMDFGAFVTILPGKDGLVHVSQISSERVEKVGDKLKEGDVVKVKVLEVDKQGRIRLSMKAVEEGEGASAE, encoded by the coding sequence GTGGCAAAAATCACCAAAACCTTCCAGTACGGCAAGCACACCGTCACGCTTGAAACCGGCGAAATCGCCCGTCAGGCCAGTGGTGCCGTCATCGTCAAGATGGACGACACCGTGCTGCTGGTCACTGCCGTCGCCGCCAAGAGCGCGCGCGAAGGCCAGGACTTCTTCCCGCTGACCGTTGATTATCAGGAAAAGTTCTACGCCGGTGGCCGCATCCCGGGTGGCTTCTTCAAGCGCGAAGGCCGCGCGACCGAGAAGGAAACCCTGATCTCGCGTCTGATCGACCGCCCGATCCGTCCGCTGTTCCCGGAAGACTACCGCAACGAAGTGCAGATCATCGCCACGGTGATGTCGCTGAACCCGGACGTGGACGGTGACATCGCCGCCCTGATCGGTGCTTCGGCCGCCCTGTCGCTGGCCGGTACCCCGTTCAAGGGTCCGATCGGTGCTGCCAAGGTCGGTTACAAGAACGGTGAGTACATTCTCAACCCGTCCGTGACCGAACTGAAGGATTCGGAACTGGAACTGGTCGTGGCCGGTACCTCCAACGCCGTGCTGATGGTCGAATCCGAAGCCGCGCTGCTGTCTGAAGACGTGATGCTGGGTGCCGTGACCTTCGGTCACCGCGAAATGCAGAAGGTCATCAACGCCATCAACGAGCTGACCGTGGAAGCCGGCACCAAGCCGTCGACCTGGGTTGCCCCGGTGAAGAACGACGTGCTGATCAGCGCGCTGAAGGAAGCCATCGGCCCGCGTCTGGGCGAAGCCTTCCAGGTTCGCGACAAGCTGCAGCGCCGCGACGCCATCGCCGCCATCAAGAAGGACGTCACCGAATCGCTGGCCGGCCGCGTCGCCGCTGAAGGCTGGAACGGTGCCGAGCTGGCCAAGGAGTTCGGCGAGCTGGAATACAGCACCATGCGCAACTCGGTGCTGGACACCAAGGTCCGCATCGACGGCCGCGCACTGGACACCGTCCGCCCGATCACCGTGAAGACCGGCGTGCTGCCGCGTACCCACGGTTCCTCGCTGTTCACCCGCGGTGAAACCCAGGCCATCGTCGCCATCACCCTGGGCACTGCGCGTGACGGCCAGGTCATCGACGCCGTTGCCGGTGAGTACAAGGAAAACTTCCTGTTCCACTACAACTTCCCTCCGTTCTCGGTGGGTGAGTGCGGCCGTTTCGGCGCGCCGAAGCGTCGCGAAATCGGTCACGGCCGTCTGGCCAAGCGCGGCGTGCTGGCTGTGATGCCGTCGCTGGAAGCCTTCCCGTACACCATCCGCGTGGTCTCGGAAATCACCGAATCCAACGGCTCCTCGTCGATGGCCTCGGTCTGCGGCTCGTCGCTGGCTCTGATGGACGCCGGCGTGCCGGTGAAGTCGCCGGTTGCCGGTATCGCCATGGGTCTGGTCAAGGAAGGCGACCGCTTCGTCGTCCTGTCCGACATCCTGGGTGACGAAGATCACCTGGGCGACATGGACTTCAAGGTCGCTGGTACCGCTGAGGGCATCTCCGCCCTGCAGATGGACATCAAGATCGAAGGCATCACCGAAGAAATCATGAAGCAGGCACTGCAGCAGGCCAAGGCTGGCCGTCTGCACATCCTGGGTGAAATGGCCCACGGCCTGACCGCCCCGCGTGCCGAGCTGTCGGACTACGCGCCGCGCCTGCTGACCATCAAGATCCACCCGGACAAGATCCGCGAAGTGATCGGCAAGGGTGGTTCCACCATCCAGGCCATCACCAAGGAAACCGGCACCCAGATCGACATCCAGGACGACGGCACCATCGTCATCGCTTCGGTCAATGCCATCGCTGCGCAGGCTGCCAAGTCGCGCATCGAGCAGATCACCTCGGACGTCGAGCCGGGCCGCATCTACGAAGGCAAGGTCGCCAAGATCATGGACTTCGGTGCGTTCGTCACCATCCTGCCGGGCAAGGACGGTCTGGTCCACGTCTCGCAGATCTCCAGCGAGCGCGTCGAGAAGGTCGGCGACAAGCTGAAGGAAGGCGACGTGGTCAAGGTCAAGGTGCTGGAAGTGGACAAGCAGGGCCGTATCCGCCTGTCCATGAAGGCCGTGGAAGAAGGCGAAGGCGCTTCGGCCGAATAA
- the rpsO gene encoding 30S ribosomal protein S15, with protein MSIDTQKVIEDNKRSAADTGSPEVQVALLTARIELLTGHFKTHKKDHHSRRGLLQMVNRRRSLLDYLKKKDVERYKALIEKLGLRR; from the coding sequence ATGTCGATCGACACCCAGAAGGTCATTGAAGACAACAAGCGCAGCGCCGCCGACACCGGTTCCCCGGAAGTCCAGGTCGCCCTGCTGACCGCCCGCATTGAACTGCTGACCGGCCACTTCAAGACCCACAAGAAGGATCACCACAGCCGTCGCGGCCTGCTGCAGATGGTCAACCGCCGCCGCAGCCTGCTCGACTACCTGAAGAAGAAGGACGTCGAGCGTTACAAGGCCCTGATCGAAAAGCTCGGCCTGCGTCGCTAA
- the truB gene encoding tRNA pseudouridine(55) synthase TruB has protein sequence MNRITFRRLDGILLLDKSTGMSSNAALQVARRLFRAEKGGHTGSLDPLATGLLPLCFGEATKIAGLLLGSAKAYDAEVVLGQTTDTDDSDGTVLRERPVPTISPAQLEAALAPLKGRIRQRAPIYSALKQGGEPLYVKARRGEAIEAPEREVEVHAIEVLDQQPTRLSLRVTCGSGTYIRSIARDLGETLGCGAHIAGLRRLWVDPFRDAPMVTLDTLRQLVEQGDEAALDALLLPLAEGLAHYPRVELDAEQARRFCMGQRLRNADWAQGGVAVYGPEGQIQGLGQVDETGLLAPQRRFNL, from the coding sequence ATGAATCGAATCACGTTCCGCCGCCTGGACGGCATTCTGCTGCTCGACAAGTCGACCGGCATGAGCTCCAACGCCGCGCTGCAGGTGGCCCGCCGCCTGTTCCGCGCCGAGAAGGGCGGCCATACCGGCAGCCTCGACCCGCTGGCCACCGGCCTGCTGCCGCTGTGTTTTGGCGAGGCGACCAAGATCGCCGGCCTGCTGCTGGGCTCGGCCAAGGCTTATGACGCCGAAGTGGTGCTGGGCCAGACCACCGACACCGATGATTCCGACGGCACCGTGCTGCGTGAACGCCCGGTGCCGACGATCAGCCCCGCACAGCTGGAGGCCGCCCTGGCTCCCTTGAAGGGCCGTATACGACAGCGCGCACCGATCTATTCCGCGCTCAAGCAAGGCGGCGAGCCGCTGTATGTGAAGGCCCGCCGCGGGGAGGCCATCGAGGCCCCGGAGCGCGAGGTCGAGGTACACGCGATTGAGGTGCTGGACCAGCAGCCGACGCGGTTGAGCCTGCGCGTGACCTGCGGTTCAGGTACCTACATCCGCAGCATTGCCCGTGACCTGGGCGAAACCCTGGGCTGCGGCGCGCATATCGCCGGCCTCCGGCGGCTGTGGGTGGACCCGTTCCGCGACGCGCCCATGGTCACCCTCGACACCCTGCGCCAGCTGGTGGAGCAGGGCGACGAGGCCGCCTTGGACGCACTGCTGCTGCCGCTGGCGGAAGGTCTGGCGCATTACCCCCGCGTTGAACTGGATGCTGAACAGGCGCGGCGCTTCTGCATGGGCCAGCGCCTGCGCAACGCAGACTGGGCGCAGGGCGGAGTGGCCGTGTATGGGCCGGAGGGCCAGATACAGGGCCTTGGACAGGTCGATGAGACCGGTCTGCTGGCTCCGCAGCGGCGCTTCAACCTGTGA
- the rbfA gene encoding 30S ribosome-binding factor RbfA codes for MPKTFHRTDRVSAQLRRELGTLVHNAVREHGLPSVSVSDVEITRDMAHAKVFVTALMPERSAEAVKGLKEIAWDLRMNLARAMKLRHVPELHFHYDDSVDRGEHIDNLLRDLPDTLAAEKSRKADGEDDAN; via the coding sequence GTGCCCAAAACCTTCCATCGAACTGACCGTGTTTCCGCCCAGCTCCGCCGTGAACTGGGAACCCTCGTGCACAACGCGGTGCGCGAACACGGGCTGCCGTCGGTAAGTGTTTCGGACGTGGAAATCACCCGTGACATGGCGCATGCCAAGGTCTTCGTCACCGCGCTGATGCCGGAGCGTTCGGCGGAAGCGGTCAAGGGTCTTAAAGAAATCGCGTGGGACCTGCGTATGAATCTGGCGCGTGCGATGAAGCTGCGTCACGTGCCGGAGCTGCACTTCCACTACGACGATTCGGTGGATCGCGGCGAGCATATCGACAACCTGCTGCGTGATCTGCCCGATACGCTGGCGGCTGAGAAATCCCGCAAGGCCGACGGCGAAGACGACGCCAACTGA